AACTACGCGCGGCAGAGTGGTGTGAGCGGCTTCCCAGACACGCCCGGACCAGGCGGCCTAGACTGACCGGGCCACCCCAACTTCTCCCCGAGGAACACCGCTGGAGGCCCCATGCGTCACCTGATCCTGCCGCTGCTGCTGGCCCTCTCTGCCGCCTGGGCCACGCCCGTCCAGCTCCGGGCGCCCGACGGCCTGACGCTGCACGCGGAAGCCACCCCGGCAGCCCAGCCCGGAGCGGCCCGGCCCTGGGGAGCGGTTCTGCTGCTGCACTCGGCGGCCCGCAACCGGCACGAACTGGACGCGGTGGCCCGGCGGCTGGCGCAGGAGGGCTACGCCTCGCTGGCACTCGACCAGCGCTCGGGCGGGGAGTACGGGGGTCATCCCAATCTCACCGCGCAGGGCCTGGGCCAGCGCGTCCTCACCGGGGCCGACGAGCTGGCGGACCTGGAGGTCGCCCTGGGCTGGCTGAGGCGCCGCTATCCGGGGCGGCCCCTCTTCGCGCTGGGCAGCGGCCGGAGCGCCACGCTGCTGTTTGGGCTGGCAGCAAAGCAGCCAGGACTCGCGGGCATCCTGGCCTTCAGCCCCAATCCCTCGGACCTTCCTGACCTGGACGCGCTGGCGGCGGCCCGGCACGTGCGGGTGCCGGTGTTCGTGACGAGCGAGAACGGCCCGTACGCGGTGGAGACGGCAGGAAACTTCCTGCACGCCGCGCAAAGCGCCCGCAAGGTGCAGTACGTCCCGCCGGGCTTCGGCCTGCCCGGCGCCCAGAGTCTGGACCCCGCCGCGATGGACGGCCCGGAAGCCAGCGAGGAGTACTGGCGGGCGCTCCTGCGCTTCCTGCGCGCCCGCTGACGCGGCCACCCGGCCTCAGCTGCTCGCGCTGGTGTAGCTCGCCACCGCCCTCAGCCAGAAGAGGCGCGTCAGCACGAACAGCGCGGCGGCCACCAGCGGCGAGGCCAGCGCCAGCGCGGGCGTGAGGGTGCCCGTCATGGCCTGGGCCGGAACGGTCGTGATGAAGGCGACCGGCACCACGAAGGTCAGCAGCGCCCGCACCGGCACCGGAAAGGCCGTGACCGGAAAGCGCGCAGCCCCGAAGACGCCGTTGAACAGCTCGGAAGCGTTCTGGGTCTTGACGAACCAGAAGGCGGTGGTGGAGAGCGCCAGCCAGATGCAGTACACGATCACGACCGCCGAGAGGTAGAGCAGCGCCGCCCCCGCCAAGCCCCCCGGCGTGACCGTCAGGTGCGAGGCCGCGTAGCCGATCAGCCCCGCCCCGATCAACAGGTCGGTCACCCGCAGCACGTTGAGGTGCCGGGTGCTGACCCCGAACTGCGCGTCGATGGGCTTGAGCAGCGTGAAATCCATGCTGCCGGTGCGCACGGCCTCGGCGATCTTGCTCATGTTGGGCTGGATAAAGACGCTGATGACCCCCTCGGTGAGCATGAACAGCCCCGTGACCAGCAGCGCCTCGTGGAAAGTCCAGCCGCCCACCGTGTCCAGCTCCGGCTGCCCGAACAGCACCGCGATGCCCAGCAGGGCCACCCCGGCCTCGCCCACGCTGGCAAGCACGGCGCCCAGGAAGTTGGCCCGGTATTCGAGCTGTGCCGAGAGCGTGGCCCCCGTGAAGATGCGGATGAGGCGCAGGTAGCGGGTCACTCGCGCCCCCGGCGCGGTGAGTGGGAAGTGGTGAGTGGGAAGTGGACCGGGAAAAGCGACCGACCCACTAACCACTGACCACTGACCACTAACCCCCTCACGCCCCCACCGCCCCGTACTTCCGCAGCCCCACCCGCCACACCAGGAGCCGCAGGAACCAGAAGATCACCAGCCAAGCGGCCAGGACCGCCGCCCCGCGCCCCGCGTCGGCCAGGGACGCCTTGCCCGCCAGCAGTTGCGCGGGCAGGCCCAGCATGTAGGGGAAAGGCGTCCACACCGCCACGTTCTGCACCCACTGGGGGTAAAAGGCGAGCGGCGCGAACATGCCGCCCAGCGCGGCGTAAAAGAGCCACACGACCTCCTGGAAACTGGTGCTCGATTCGGTCCAGAAGGCGAGCAGCCCCACGCAGTACTCCCACAGAAAGCGCGCGCTGAAGCCCAGAAAGGCCAGCCCGAGGGCGGCGAGGTAGGCCAGCGGGTCGGTGGTGAAGCGCGCCCCCGCCAGCCACGCGAACACGGCGACCAGCACCAGCATCAGCGGGAAACGCACCACCCGCTCGGCGAGGTGCCCGGTGTACCACGTCCACAGCGGGTCGAGCGGGCGCAGCAGCTTGGGCGACAGGGTGCCCTGCCGGATGTCGAGGTCGAGTTCCCAGGCGACCCACACCACCATCAGTTGTGAGACGGTCCAGGTGCCCAGGAAATAGGACGCGAACTCGGAGGGCGTGTACCCGTTGATCTCGCCGCCGGGGGCCGCCGCCGCCTGCGCCATCCACACCAGCATCATCACCAGCGAGAGGGTGCCCGACAGCATCCAGATCACGACCTCCGCGCGGTACTCGACCATCTCCGCGAACTGGGCGGCGAAGAGGGTGCGGAGTTTTTTCCAGGTGGCGGTCATGGGCGCTCCCGGCGCGGTGGGTGGGAAGCGGGGAGCGGCGAGGAGGAAAGACGCGGGGGGCGAGAGCCGCGCCCCACGGACCACGGACCACTAGCCACGGACCGCCTCCTTGCCTCCGAACAGCTCCCCCATCACCGTCTCGATGGGCGGGTCCTCGACGGTCAGGTCGGCCACGTCGAGGTCGGAGAGGAGTCGGGCGGCGCGCACACTCACCTCGGCGCGGGGCACGGTGAGTTCGGCGCTCAGGCCGTCCACCTTGACCCCCGAGCCGTAGCGGGCGAGCTGCGCCTCGGTGACGGGCCGCCGCAGTTGCAGCCGCACGGTCTTGCCGCCGCTGCCCTGCTCCGCCAGCCGCGCGAGGTCGCCGTCGAAGACGAGCTGGCCCTGGTCGATCACCAGGATGCGGCGGGCCAGGGCCGTCACGTCGGCCATGTAGTGACTCGTCAGGATCACGGTCGCCTCGTAGCGCGCGTTGTAGTCGCGGATAAAGGTCCGCACGGCTTCCTGCATGTTCACGTCGAGGCCGATGGTCGGCTCGTCGAGAAACAGCACCCGGGGCCGGTGCAGCAGCGCGGCGGCGAGTTCGCACTTCATCCGCTCGCCCAGGGAGAGTTTGCGGACCTGCTTTTTCAGGATGCCCTCCAGGCCCAGGACCTCGGTGTATTCGCGCATGGTGGCGTGGTACTGGGCGTCGGGGATCTCGTAGATCGCCTGGTTGACCAGAAAGGAATCGAGCGCCGGAAGGTCCCAGATCAGCTGCTGCTTTTGCCCCATGACCAGCGTGATGTTCTTCAGGAAGGCCGTCTCGCGGCGCCGGGGTTCGGAGCCTGCCACCCGCACCTCGCCGCCCGAGGGGTGCAAGAGGCCCGAGAGCATCTTGAGGGTGGTCGTCTTGCCCGCCCCGTTCGGCCCCAGAAAGCCCACCACCTCCCCCGGCGCGAGGTCGAAGGAGACGCCCTTGACCGCCTCCACGCTGCGGCTCTTGCGGTGGACGAAACTGCGGAGGCTGCCCAGAAAACCCGGTTCCTTCTCGTGGACGGTGTAACTCTTGCGCAGGTCGCGGACGCGCACGCGGGCGTCCGGGGTGGGTGTGGTCATAGGTGGCCTCAGAGTACGCGGCGGGGGGAGGCGGGGCATGGGGGCAAACTGGCGTGTCTGGTCCGCCCAGCGGGCGCGGGCAGCCTGAAGGGGGGGCGTGAGGACGGGGTATATGAGAAGGGGGACGGCGCCGCCTGGCGCGCGCTCAGGCGTACAGCTCCGGGTCATGCTCCACGATGTCGAGTTGGTAGCCGTCGGGGTCGCGCAGCTTCAGCACGCGCCCGAAGCCCTCGTCGAGAATCTCGGGATCAGGCAGGACGCCTGCCGAGGTCAGGCGCGCGGCCAGGAGTTCCAGCGGTTCCTGCGCCTCGAAGCCGGGCAGGGCAAACCCCGGCGGGCGGGCCGCCGCCGCGCCATGCAGGTACAGCAGGAACTCTCCCCATTCCAGCTCGGCCCAGCCGCCGTTGCGGTTGACCCGCCGCAGCCGAAACCCCACCCGCTCGTACCAGTCACGGCTGCGGTTCACGTCCGTGGCGTAGATCAGGACGTTGGGCCTCATGCTCCGGCCTTCCCGCTGAACTGCGCGGCGGCCTCGTCCCCGGCCCGCTTCGCCTCGGCCTCGATCAGCAGGTGCTGGCGCAGCGCCCGCTCGACATAGGCGCTGAGGCTCTCGCGGGCCTCGATACTGGCGATCTTCACCTCACGGATCAAAGCCCCAGGCAGGTAGATGTTGAACTGCCGCTTGTCGTCGTCTCCCATACCGGCAGCATACTAGGATGCTAGCAAGCTAGCAACGGCCAGGCTCCTGTCTGTCTCTGACCTGTCGGCGGTCCTCCCGCCGGATAGATTCAGGGGATGAGTCCGTCTCTCCTCCCCTCTACTCGTCCGGTGCCCGCGTGATTCCCTGGGCGCCCCTGGGCCGCGCGCCCATCCCCGGCACCGACCAGGCGCTGTGCCTGTACCGCCGGGGCGACCTGCTGGAGTTCTCGATTCAGATTTCCGGCTACGTCAGCGAGCTGATGAACAGCCGCCAGCACGCCTCGGAAGACGCGCTGGCCGACCTCGCCTGCGCGGCCATCGCGGGGCGGGCGCGGCCCCACGTCTTGGTGGGCGGGCTGGGCATGGGCTTCACGCTGGCGGCGGCGCTGCGGGGGGTGGGACCTTCGGGGACGGTCACGGTGGCCGAACTTGTGCCCGAGGTCGTGGAGTGGAACAAAGGCCCGCTGGGCGAGTGCGCGGGCCACCCGCTGCGGGACCCGCGCACCCGCGTCCACGTGGGCGACGTGGCCGAGCTGCTGCGGCGCGGGCAGGGGACGTTCGACGCCGTGCTGCTCGACGTGGACAACGGCCCCGAGGGCATGACCCACCACGGCAACGACTGGCTGTACTCGCCGCCCGGCTTGGCGGCCGCGCAGCGCACCCTGCGCCCCGGCGGCGTGCTGGCCGTCTGGTCGGCCACGCCCGAGCCGCGCTTCACCACCCGCCTGAACCGGGCAGGCTTCCGCACCGAGGTCCACACCGTCCGCGCCCGCCCCGGCAAGGGCGCTCACCACACGGTCTGGCTGGCCCACGCGCCGGGCAAGGAGGAGAGCGTCACGGGGGCGGTGAGGCGGCAGGAGGCCGGCCGGAGAAGCGGGCGGCGCTGAGCACCTGGTCATAGAGGGGCCTTCTCTCCAGTGAAGGAGGGAGGCGGGACCCGCAGAGCGGCTTGCACAGGAGCACAGAGAGTGCCGTCACGGGGTTGGCGAGGCTTCCCGTCCCACGCTCGAACCGCGCTCTGAGCGCTTCCCCAGGCGCCCTCCCTGTTCCCCGCCCAGTCACGGGGTCGCCGCCCGGGCGCGGGTCTAGGCTCGGGCCATGACTGCGCCCTCGCCTGCCCCCCCAGCCGCCAGCGTGCCGGAGGACGACCCGGCGACCTCTGCCCCACCGACGCCCCTGGCGCTGGCCCGGATGTTCGCCGGGGTGGCGCTGGCGGGCATCGGCGGCGGCCTCCCGGCCCACACCCGGCGGGCGCTGGCCCGGCGCGGCTGGCTGGGTGACGAGGCCTTCGCGGAGACCTTCACGCTGGCGCAGCTCACGCCGGGGCCGAACGCGGTGAACCTCGCGGCGATGGTGGGCGCGCGGCTGTCGGGCAAGGCGGGGGCCGCCGCCTCGGTGCTGGGGGTGCTGCTGCCGGGGCTGGCCGCCATGCTGGCCGTGAGTGTGGTCACCCTGGGACACCCCGGCGGGCTGCCGCCGACCTTGCAAAGCGCGCTGCGGGGCGCGGCCTGCGCCGCCCTGGCCGTGCTGCTGGGCGCCGCGCTGCCGGTGGTGCGGGTGGGCTGGGGCGTGCGCGGCGGGCCGGTGATCACGGTGCTGGCCTTTCTGGCGCTGGGCGTCTTCCGGCTCGACCTGCTGCCCGTCTTGCTGGTGCTGGTGGGCGCCGGGCTGGTCGTCCACCGTCCCCGGCGGGCGCCGTGACGGACCTCGGGGAGATGTTCCTGGCCTTCGCGCGGCTGGGCCTGATCAGCTTCGGGGGCACCAACGTCGCGGAGATCGAGCGGGCGCTGGTGCTGGAGCGCGGCTGGATCGACGCGCAGACGCTGGCGAACGGCTTCGCGCTGGGCCAGCTGATGCCGGGGCCGAACATGCTGGCGGTCACCCACTACGGCTACGCGGCGGCGGGGCTGGGCGGCGCGCTCGTCGCCACGCTGGGCTTTTACGGCCCGACGGCGCTGGTGAGCGCGGGGGCGGCCCTGGCGTGGCAGCGCCACAGCGCGCACCCCTGGGTGATCGCCTTTCGCAACGCCCTGCTGCCCTTCGGCGGCGGGGTGGTCCTGGCCGGGGCGCTGGTGCTGGGGCAGACCAGCGTGACCTCCTGGGGGGCGGCGGGGCTGGCCGCGCTCGCCTTCTTGCTGCTGTGGCGCACGCGGGTGAACAGCGCCGTGGTGGTGCTGGGGGCGGCCGTCCTGGGGGCGCTGCTGGGGCTGTGATCCTGGCCGGCCCGGAGTCGCCCCAGGAAGCTGTGGGGCAGCTCGGCGCCGCGTCCAGCCCCGCCTGTGGCTCCTGGCTCGCCTCCAGACAGGGGGCTGGACCCCTTCGCCGCGCCTACGCCTGTCCTGAAGTCCAGCGGAGGGATGCTCTAGCATGCCCCCGTGACGGCAGACTGGCGCGAACACGCCTCGGCGCGGCGGGCGCGGCCCCCGCAGGTGCGCGGGGCGGTGGCGCGGCCCCGGCTGCTTTCCTTGCTCAGCTCGGCGCGGGTGGTGACGGTGGTCGCCCCGGCGGGCTACGGCAAGACGACCGCGCTGGCGGCGCACCTGCCCGAGCTGGGGCGCGCGGCGTGGCTGACCCTGGACGTGGACGACGCCGACCCGCAGGTGCTGGTGTCGGGGCTGGCGGTGGCGGTCTCGGGGCTGCCGGGCGGCGAGGCGCCGGGCGCGCTGCTCGACGCGGGCGCCGTGCCCCGGCGGGTGGCTGCGCGGGTGGCCGACGTGCTGGACGCTTCCGGCGCGCTGCTGGTGCTGGACGAGGCCGGGCACCTCGCCGGGCCGCTCACGGAGGGCGTGCTGCGCGAGCTGCTGGGCGGGCGGGTGGCGCTGCTGTCGCGCACCCCGCTGGAGACCCCGGCGCTGACCCGGCTGGAGGCGGGGGGCGAGCTGGCGCGCGTCACGGCGCTGGACTTGGCCTTTACGCCGGACGAACTGGGCGAACTGCTGGCCGCGCA
The sequence above is a segment of the Deinococcus budaensis genome. Coding sequences within it:
- a CDS encoding ABC transporter permease, which codes for MTATWKKLRTLFAAQFAEMVEYRAEVVIWMLSGTLSLVMMLVWMAQAAAAPGGEINGYTPSEFASYFLGTWTVSQLMVVWVAWELDLDIRQGTLSPKLLRPLDPLWTWYTGHLAERVVRFPLMLVLVAVFAWLAGARFTTDPLAYLAALGLAFLGFSARFLWEYCVGLLAFWTESSTSFQEVVWLFYAALGGMFAPLAFYPQWVQNVAVWTPFPYMLGLPAQLLAGKASLADAGRGAAVLAAWLVIFWFLRLLVWRVGLRKYGAVGA
- a CDS encoding alpha/beta hydrolase, translated to MRHLILPLLLALSAAWATPVQLRAPDGLTLHAEATPAAQPGAARPWGAVLLLHSAARNRHELDAVARRLAQEGYASLALDQRSGGEYGGHPNLTAQGLGQRVLTGADELADLEVALGWLRRRYPGRPLFALGSGRSATLLFGLAAKQPGLAGILAFSPNPSDLPDLDALAAARHVRVPVFVTSENGPYAVETAGNFLHAAQSARKVQYVPPGFGLPGAQSLDPAAMDGPEASEEYWRALLRFLRAR
- a CDS encoding chromate transporter, whose product is MTDLGEMFLAFARLGLISFGGTNVAEIERALVLERGWIDAQTLANGFALGQLMPGPNMLAVTHYGYAAAGLGGALVATLGFYGPTALVSAGAALAWQRHSAHPWVIAFRNALLPFGGGVVLAGALVLGQTSVTSWGAAGLAALAFLLLWRTRVNSAVVVLGAAVLGALLGL
- a CDS encoding VOC family protein, with the protein product MRPNVLIYATDVNRSRDWYERVGFRLRRVNRNGGWAELEWGEFLLYLHGAAAARPPGFALPGFEAQEPLELLAARLTSAGVLPDPEILDEGFGRVLKLRDPDGYQLDIVEHDPELYA
- a CDS encoding chromate transporter — protein: MTAPSPAPPAASVPEDDPATSAPPTPLALARMFAGVALAGIGGGLPAHTRRALARRGWLGDEAFAETFTLAQLTPGPNAVNLAAMVGARLSGKAGAAASVLGVLLPGLAAMLAVSVVTLGHPGGLPPTLQSALRGAACAALAVLLGAALPVVRVGWGVRGGPVITVLAFLALGVFRLDLLPVLLVLVGAGLVVHRPRRAP
- a CDS encoding ABC transporter ATP-binding protein, with amino-acid sequence MTTPTPDARVRVRDLRKSYTVHEKEPGFLGSLRSFVHRKSRSVEAVKGVSFDLAPGEVVGFLGPNGAGKTTTLKMLSGLLHPSGGEVRVAGSEPRRRETAFLKNITLVMGQKQQLIWDLPALDSFLVNQAIYEIPDAQYHATMREYTEVLGLEGILKKQVRKLSLGERMKCELAAALLHRPRVLFLDEPTIGLDVNMQEAVRTFIRDYNARYEATVILTSHYMADVTALARRILVIDQGQLVFDGDLARLAEQGSGGKTVRLQLRRPVTEAQLARYGSGVKVDGLSAELTVPRAEVSVRAARLLSDLDVADLTVEDPPIETVMGELFGGKEAVRG
- a CDS encoding ABC-2 family transporter protein, whose product is MTRYLRLIRIFTGATLSAQLEYRANFLGAVLASVGEAGVALLGIAVLFGQPELDTVGGWTFHEALLVTGLFMLTEGVISVFIQPNMSKIAEAVRTGSMDFTLLKPIDAQFGVSTRHLNVLRVTDLLIGAGLIGYAASHLTVTPGGLAGAALLYLSAVVIVYCIWLALSTTAFWFVKTQNASELFNGVFGAARFPVTAFPVPVRALLTFVVPVAFITTVPAQAMTGTLTPALALASPLVAAALFVLTRLFWLRAVASYTSASS